Proteins co-encoded in one Flavobacteriaceae bacterium MAR_2009_75 genomic window:
- a CDS encoding DNA polymerase-3 subunit epsilon, with translation MYCIVDIETTGNSIKGNKITEISIFKYDGYEIVDEFTSLVNPHCEIPYFITRLTGIDNEMVRDAPSIDEIAPEILRITEGTIFVAHSVNFDYNIIKNELKEIGNEFIRKKLCTVRLSRKLLPGYHSYSLGKLCSSLEIPLTDRHRARGDAHATTLLFQKLLRTDGAEQVFKTFLNARSQEATLPAALPRDAFERLPNKPGVYYFKNNKGKIIYVGKAVDLKKRVLSHFYDKSNKEVRMCAETADIDFELSGNELVALLMESSAIKHHYPEHNRAQKRKIQPYGIFSYEDRKGIKHLAYNKLKMAPNAFSVLYSPTTCRLFLEEICKVYRLCPKYCHLQDNVKTCSHYRINGCDGICDGSEDIGRYNAKVIEAIEQVNSERENFIIREKGRQLGEEAFIMVKNNAYIGYGFIEKEVTINNQEDLNAYLVAQPNTLETESIIRSYVSKNSRKVINLKEEIWEV, from the coding sequence TTGTACTGCATCGTTGACATAGAAACCACCGGAAATAGCATCAAAGGAAATAAGATTACCGAAATATCTATTTTTAAATATGACGGTTATGAAATTGTTGATGAATTTACGTCGTTGGTCAATCCACATTGTGAAATACCTTATTTCATTACCCGGTTGACAGGAATCGATAATGAGATGGTTCGTGATGCCCCCTCCATTGATGAAATCGCCCCTGAGATTTTGCGCATCACCGAGGGTACTATTTTCGTGGCTCATAGTGTCAACTTTGATTACAACATCATTAAAAATGAATTAAAAGAAATCGGCAACGAGTTTATCAGAAAGAAATTATGTACCGTTCGGCTCTCACGAAAATTGTTGCCCGGTTATCATTCCTATAGTCTAGGCAAACTCTGCTCTTCGTTAGAAATTCCGTTGACCGATAGACACAGGGCCCGAGGCGATGCCCATGCCACTACCCTGCTGTTTCAAAAATTATTGCGAACAGATGGTGCCGAGCAAGTTTTCAAGACTTTTTTGAACGCACGCTCTCAAGAGGCTACATTGCCTGCCGCATTGCCCCGTGATGCTTTTGAACGGTTGCCCAATAAACCGGGGGTATATTATTTTAAGAATAACAAAGGCAAGATTATTTATGTGGGCAAAGCTGTGGATCTCAAAAAAAGAGTGCTTAGCCATTTTTATGATAAATCGAACAAAGAGGTTCGCATGTGTGCCGAAACGGCGGATATAGACTTTGAACTCTCTGGTAATGAACTTGTGGCTCTCTTGATGGAATCATCGGCAATTAAACATCATTATCCCGAGCATAACCGAGCACAAAAGCGAAAAATACAACCTTACGGCATTTTTAGTTATGAAGATCGCAAAGGCATTAAACATCTTGCTTATAATAAGCTGAAAATGGCCCCGAATGCATTCTCGGTTTTATATAGCCCGACCACTTGCAGATTGTTTTTGGAAGAAATTTGCAAAGTCTATCGACTTTGCCCCAAATACTGCCATCTACAGGATAATGTAAAAACCTGTTCGCATTATAGAATCAATGGGTGTGACGGTATTTGTGATGGTTCTGAAGATATTGGGCGCTACAATGCCAAAGTTATCGAAGCCATTGAACAGGTCAATTCTGAAAGGGAAAATTTTATTATTCGTGAAAAGGGAAGACAACTTGGTGAAGAAGCCTTTATAATGGTTAAAAACAATGCGTACATAGGCTACGGATTTATCGAAAAGGAAGTAACAATCAACAACCAAGAAGATCTTAACGCTTATTTGGTTGCTCAACCGAACACTCTTGAAACCGAAAGTATTATTCGATCATATGTTAGTAAGAATTCAAGAAAAGTTATCAATTTGAAAGAGGAAATTTGGGAAGTTTAA
- a CDS encoding arylsulfatase A-like enzyme yields the protein MLTHQLKIYFILFSTIFISCKEQKEEPAEIVEKSPNIIYILTDDLGYGDIAAFNTKGKIPTPHIDKLAANGMKFTDAHTSSAVCTPTRYGILTGRYNWRSPLKSGVLTGKSKALIPTERSTVASVLKKADYHTAFIGKWHLGWDWAVKDSTLIEGEGWDASDFDNLDFTKPITNGPQDLGFDYSYGHSGSLDMAPYVYVENGKVTAAVDTITVDKGKYTWWREGPTAADFVHDDVTPNFFRKAIDYVEDRSKEDKSFFLYLALPSPHTPILPIKEWLGKSDLNPYADFVMMVDDYVGQLVSTIEKEGLAENTIVIFTSDNGCSPQANFELLAEKKHHPSGGYRGHKADIYEGGHRVPFIVKWPREIEASSVSDKTICTTDFMATAADIAGIRLNDNEGEDSFSMLPLFLNRGETEYLREATVHHSINGSFAIRKDEFKLILCPGSGGWSTPKPNSEGIEKLSPVQLYDLSADPEEKQNLYAQHPEKVEELKSLLVSYVDNGRSTPGKKQENSDLNLQGKTWQQREVVLSK from the coding sequence ATGTTAACCCACCAACTCAAAATTTACTTCATTCTTTTCTCGACTATTTTCATATCCTGCAAAGAACAGAAAGAAGAACCGGCTGAAATTGTTGAGAAATCACCGAACATTATTTACATACTTACCGATGACCTTGGTTACGGTGATATTGCCGCATTCAACACCAAAGGTAAAATACCGACCCCGCATATTGATAAGTTAGCGGCAAATGGAATGAAATTCACCGATGCCCATACTTCTTCAGCGGTCTGTACACCGACCAGGTATGGTATATTAACAGGGCGCTATAATTGGCGAAGTCCGTTAAAAAGTGGAGTGCTCACAGGAAAATCGAAAGCCTTAATTCCAACGGAAAGAAGTACAGTCGCCTCGGTCTTGAAAAAGGCGGATTATCATACGGCATTTATTGGAAAGTGGCATCTCGGTTGGGATTGGGCCGTAAAAGATAGTACCCTAATTGAGGGTGAAGGTTGGGATGCTAGTGATTTTGACAATCTTGACTTCACAAAACCGATTACCAATGGGCCTCAAGACTTGGGTTTTGATTATTCTTATGGACATTCTGGCTCTTTGGACATGGCGCCTTATGTATATGTCGAAAATGGTAAGGTTACAGCTGCCGTAGATACGATTACCGTTGATAAAGGAAAATATACCTGGTGGCGAGAAGGGCCTACGGCGGCTGATTTTGTACACGATGATGTTACCCCGAATTTTTTCAGAAAGGCAATCGATTATGTTGAAGACCGGTCAAAAGAAGATAAATCATTCTTTCTGTATTTGGCATTACCGTCGCCACACACTCCAATTCTACCCATTAAAGAATGGTTGGGTAAAAGTGATTTGAACCCCTATGCCGATTTTGTAATGATGGTTGATGATTATGTTGGACAATTGGTTTCCACTATTGAAAAAGAAGGCCTAGCGGAAAATACTATAGTAATTTTCACTAGTGATAATGGGTGCTCTCCACAGGCAAATTTCGAATTATTAGCGGAAAAAAAACATCACCCGAGCGGTGGGTATCGTGGCCACAAAGCCGATATTTACGAAGGGGGCCATCGGGTGCCATTTATAGTCAAATGGCCGAGGGAAATAGAAGCGAGTTCAGTTTCTGACAAAACTATATGCACTACCGATTTTATGGCCACTGCTGCCGATATTGCAGGAATACGGTTAAATGACAATGAAGGTGAAGACAGTTTTTCGATGCTGCCTTTATTCTTGAATCGTGGGGAAACCGAATATCTCAGAGAGGCTACGGTTCACCATTCAATAAACGGAAGTTTCGCGATTCGAAAAGATGAATTCAAATTGATTCTTTGCCCGGGTTCTGGAGGTTGGAGTACCCCCAAACCCAATTCAGAGGGCATAGAAAAGCTCTCTCCAGTGCAACTTTATGATTTATCTGCCGACCCGGAAGAAAAGCAGAATTTATATGCCCAGCATCCTGAAAAGGTTGAAGAACTAAAATCTTTGTTGGTGTCTTATGTCGATAATGGTAGAAGTACACCAGGTAAAAAACAAGAAAATTCAGATTTAAACCTCCAAGGTAAAACTTGGCAGCAAAGAGAAGTCGTTCTATCAAAATAA
- a CDS encoding SulP family sulfate permease gives MRNFFPFLQWLPAYNKSWFTKDILAGLTVGIILIPQGMAYAMIAGLPPVYGLYASLVPIVAYAFLGTSRQMAVGPVAMDSLLVAAGLVPFLATGGENYVAMAVLLAFMVGAIQIALGVLRMGFLVNFLSKPVISGFTSAAALIIIFSQLKHLLGATIEKSNRFHEMIYNAAIKLPETNTVDLLIGLVGIFFIILFKRLNRKIPAVLVVVIVGILAVYLFNLQSYGVKIVGSIPTGLPHFDLPNLAINNLLEIAPIAFTLALIGYLEAISIGKSLEEKNGEETVVANQELIAIGASNLLGSLFQSYPITGSFSRSAINGSSGAKTTVALLFSVMMVVVTLLYLTPLFYYLPNAVLASIIMVSVVGLIDIEYPKNLWSYRKDELAILVITFLITLFIGITQGILIGVLLSLLIMVYKSSKPHFAILGKIEGSDYYKNKDRFSNEVELREDLLIVRFDSQLYFGNKNFFKKQLYKYIDLKGSSLKGIILNAEAINYIDSSAAQMLIRVIDDLHGRGLQFYIAGAIGPTRDIIFTSGIIDVLTKQHLFVRTKEAVFYFDQTEIPSAISERIAYQNLRKR, from the coding sequence ATGCGAAACTTCTTTCCGTTTTTGCAATGGTTGCCGGCTTATAATAAAAGTTGGTTCACAAAAGATATTTTGGCAGGTCTCACCGTTGGTATCATTTTGATTCCTCAAGGTATGGCTTATGCCATGATTGCAGGTTTACCTCCTGTATATGGCCTATATGCTTCATTGGTTCCAATAGTTGCTTATGCTTTTTTGGGTACTTCGAGACAAATGGCAGTTGGTCCCGTTGCGATGGATTCTCTTTTGGTGGCAGCTGGGCTGGTGCCCTTTCTAGCTACTGGAGGAGAGAACTACGTAGCCATGGCGGTACTGCTGGCATTTATGGTCGGCGCAATACAAATTGCATTGGGCGTTCTACGCATGGGTTTTTTGGTCAACTTTCTATCTAAACCGGTGATAAGTGGGTTTACATCTGCAGCGGCACTGATTATTATTTTTAGCCAGTTAAAACATTTGTTAGGAGCCACAATCGAGAAAAGCAACCGTTTCCATGAGATGATATATAATGCAGCTATAAAACTACCGGAAACCAATACTGTTGATTTGCTTATAGGCTTGGTCGGTATATTTTTTATTATACTCTTTAAACGGTTGAATCGTAAAATACCAGCTGTTCTGGTTGTAGTAATTGTGGGTATTCTAGCGGTATATCTGTTCAATTTACAATCGTACGGAGTTAAAATTGTAGGCAGTATACCTACAGGTTTACCCCATTTTGATCTACCTAACTTAGCCATTAATAATTTGCTTGAAATTGCACCGATAGCCTTTACATTGGCTTTGATCGGATACTTAGAGGCCATTTCGATAGGTAAGTCCCTTGAAGAAAAGAACGGGGAGGAAACTGTGGTGGCGAATCAAGAATTGATAGCTATTGGTGCTTCAAATCTATTGGGCTCATTGTTTCAATCATACCCTATTACCGGAAGCTTTTCCCGTTCGGCAATAAACGGGTCTTCGGGAGCCAAAACGACGGTTGCATTACTTTTTAGTGTGATGATGGTTGTGGTAACATTGTTGTACTTGACACCTTTATTTTATTATTTGCCCAATGCGGTCTTGGCTAGTATAATTATGGTTTCCGTTGTGGGTTTGATTGATATCGAATACCCAAAAAACTTATGGTCATATCGCAAAGATGAGTTGGCGATTTTAGTGATTACATTTCTGATTACTTTATTTATAGGCATTACACAAGGTATTTTGATAGGTGTGCTCTTATCTCTTTTGATTATGGTCTATAAAAGTTCAAAACCCCATTTCGCCATTCTAGGAAAAATTGAAGGTTCTGACTACTATAAGAATAAAGATCGATTTAGTAATGAAGTAGAACTTCGTGAAGATTTACTCATTGTCAGATTTGATTCGCAACTCTATTTCGGTAATAAAAACTTTTTTAAAAAGCAGCTATATAAATATATTGATCTTAAAGGCAGTTCACTGAAGGGCATCATTTTAAATGCCGAGGCCATTAACTATATCGACTCAAGTGCTGCTCAAATGTTGATAAGGGTTATTGATGATCTTCATGGCCGAGGTTTGCAGTTCTATATAGCTGGTGCTATTGGCCCAACAAGAGATATCATTTTTACTAGCGGCATAATAGATGTACTTACCAAGCAACATTTGTTCGTGCGAACAAAAGAAGCTGTTTTTTATTTCGACCAGACCGAAATACCATCTGCAATCAGTGAAAGAATCGCTTATCAGAATTTGAGAAAGCGGTAA
- a CDS encoding glyoxylase-like metal-dependent hydrolase (beta-lactamase superfamily II), whose protein sequence is MKIEQIYTGCLAQGAYYIESKGEVAIIDPLREIEPYIKRAKADEAKIKFIFETHFHADFVSGHVTLSKETGAPIVYGPNANPSFDAIIAEDGQVFQLGEITIHVLHTPGHTMESTTYLLRDASGKDHAIFSGDTLFLGDVGRPDLAQKAADMTQDELAGILYDSLRNKIMPLADEVVVYPAHGAGSACGKNMMKETVDTLGNQKKMNYALRADMTKEEFVAEVTKGLLPPPKYFPLNVKMNKEGYEDIGDVLTRGTTALDPKSFENIANETGAIVLDVRHQKDFIEGHVPRSIFIGLNGDFAPWVGALIADTQQPLLLVCPKGKEEEAVTRLSRVGFDGTIGYLKGGFEAWKEAGKDFDTITTLSADEVKKRIENDSVPVFDVRKESEYLSEHVKTATNTPLDFLNNYMSEFPRNKDFYVHCAGGYRSVIAASILKSRGIHNLFDIDGGFASLKSSGVTVTDYVCPTTL, encoded by the coding sequence ATGAAAATAGAACAGATTTATACAGGGTGCCTAGCACAGGGGGCTTATTATATTGAAAGTAAAGGAGAGGTAGCGATTATCGATCCTTTGCGTGAAATTGAGCCTTATATAAAACGGGCAAAGGCTGATGAGGCAAAGATCAAGTTTATTTTTGAAACACATTTTCATGCAGATTTCGTAAGTGGTCATGTAACATTGTCAAAAGAGACGGGTGCACCTATTGTCTACGGTCCCAATGCAAATCCCTCTTTTGATGCAATTATTGCAGAAGATGGGCAGGTTTTTCAACTGGGTGAAATTACCATTCATGTGCTTCACACTCCAGGTCATACTATGGAGAGTACCACGTATCTCTTACGTGATGCATCAGGAAAAGACCATGCCATATTTTCTGGCGATACTTTGTTCTTAGGAGATGTGGGGCGCCCCGATTTAGCGCAGAAAGCTGCCGATATGACCCAAGATGAACTTGCAGGCATTTTGTACGATAGTCTTCGAAATAAAATAATGCCTTTAGCTGATGAAGTGGTGGTTTACCCGGCGCATGGTGCAGGGTCGGCTTGTGGTAAGAATATGATGAAAGAAACGGTAGATACCTTAGGCAATCAGAAGAAGATGAATTATGCTTTACGTGCCGATATGACCAAAGAAGAGTTTGTTGCTGAAGTAACTAAAGGGCTTTTGCCGCCACCAAAATATTTTCCGTTGAACGTAAAAATGAACAAAGAGGGCTATGAAGATATTGGTGATGTTCTGACTCGCGGAACTACGGCTTTAGACCCCAAATCTTTTGAAAATATAGCTAATGAAACGGGCGCTATAGTTCTAGACGTAAGACATCAAAAAGATTTTATTGAAGGGCATGTGCCCCGATCCATCTTTATTGGCTTGAATGGCGATTTTGCCCCTTGGGTAGGTGCACTTATTGCCGATACCCAACAACCACTTTTATTAGTTTGCCCAAAAGGAAAAGAAGAAGAAGCGGTTACCCGCTTGTCAAGAGTTGGTTTTGATGGTACCATAGGATATTTAAAAGGTGGTTTTGAAGCTTGGAAAGAAGCGGGGAAAGATTTTGATACGATAACTACACTATCAGCTGATGAGGTAAAGAAGAGAATCGAGAATGACTCTGTACCCGTATTCGACGTTCGAAAAGAAAGCGAATACCTTTCAGAGCATGTAAAAACAGCTACTAATACTCCCCTAGATTTCCTGAATAATTATATGAGTGAGTTCCCTAGAAATAAAGATTTTTATGTGCATTGCGCCGGGGGGTATCGATCAGTAATAGCAGCCTCAATTCTTAAAAGTAGAGGTATTCATAATTTATTTGATATAGATGGCGGTTTTGCTTCTCTAAAATCATCAGGTGTAACGGTCACCGATTATGTCTGTCCGACTACATTATAA